TCTTAAGTTATTTGGTGCAGTGGAAGCATGTTGAGCCAAAAAAGGTGGACTAACACCATCCTTTGCAGactgttttttaacatttttgctgaCATAATGCAAGATTTCCTGCTGAAAAACTTCAGCATAACAGTCCTAATCAATCAAATTCTATTAAATTGATAGTCTGATTGACATTCAGATCATGAAAAATTTGCAAGATGCAAGCTGGAATATAAATGACTGcaaaataacctgaaaatatctaattcTTTTTCAGTAGTACACCTAGCATAAAATGCAACTTTTGTATTAGACAATTGCTTTAATCAGTGAGCCATGTTATGCTTGAGTCATATGTAGATGATAAAATTCTATTTATGTAAAGAATAATCGACTGAACAGTGAAGAGCAGAGTGTAGATTTGGTATCTCTGAGGTGGAATTTGTCACTATTATGATGGGAatcatttattttctaatatttaacTGTGGCTGCAATACTCCTGAATGCAACTGTTACTAATACTGCTAttactactaataatactaaTGCATTTGTGGATATAGGTATTATATTAATTCTATTGTCACAGATTCCATTTCTGCAACTGCTGCTACTACAATAATACTGCTATAATACTGTACTCCACTGCTACTGCAGTCAGTCAGTAGCTCAGTATCACCAGCAGGTGGCGATGCCTGCACCGACAAACAACGATATAAACATTGAAGAAGTTGCCATGTGCGAGCGGAGATCGTCTATAACTATGAGTGAATACTCTGTCACAGATTCGAGGCGGttggtttttaaaaacatttttttatagaAAGCTACTATTTTATCTTCAAACTTAATACTTCTAGTTTAATGTGAATCTGATAAAATGCGCTAAAATGATTCTGCATCCAAATATCCAAAGATGAGCAGCGTCTGACGACGAAACGTATTTTCCTGCTACCCGAAAATACATTTAGAGTGAGACCTCCTGTTGTATTTCTCTTATCTTGACTGACGCTAGCTCACCAGCTAGCACAGAGTGAGCCTTTAAACATTTTACAGGCTAAAGTAGAAGCTCTGACTTTACTATTTTAACCCATGAATATATAGGACAGACTTTTAGATTCACTTATAATTGCATGTCCTACTTTGTAGCGCTGATTTAACTCACTTACGAACCGCTTAGTCTTTGTTATTTACAGTTAGCTTAGCCTTAGCTGTTAGCTATGTTTACAGAACTCAACAGTATCTTGAACAGCACTCCCGACAGCTTCACAAAGGTGAGAATATAACAtgttctgacttagttactttattacctttttctttatttaaatgtaagaCACTGGACTCCATGCTGACGTGTAGAGtttctgatttttaaatttttttaataattttttttttttttttacagtatttcacgCAGTTATGTAGCCTGCAAATTCTACAGCATCCTTATTTTACTAGTATAATATTTGTATTGACGTCTTAACTTGCAGGGAGAATTTATCTTTgtgtcagacagacagagtgaTGCTTCTTTCCTCATCCACCACTTCCTTTCTTTCTACCTACGAGGTGAGTTGTGACACCTGTGGGAATAACATCAAAATAGAGACAGCTTTTCCCCCCCTTCTATTTCTGTAACAGCTGTATCTGTGTTTTCTGATTCAGCGCGATGCAAAGTGTGTTTTCTGGGTCTGGTGCAGTCCTTCAGTCATTACTGTGCAATCAGTCAAAGACTGGTGAGTGTCTTTCCCAATAACAGTCTCTTGCTTGTGCATTTTCCATCACTGAGATTCAGAATACCTTCTGATAAAAGATTAAAAGTAATGTTTGTTGCAAATATCTGAAAAGTGGGCATAATAATTTGGTACATGGCAGTAGTTGTGAGATAGTCAGCAGCCTGTcatgaaaaatgattttcttcCATGCACTGGTGTACTGATGTCTGACAGTTGTGAAGATTTCTAACATCAATCTGTTAAAGTGAAGGCCTTCTGTCATTcaggtattttactttaatgttaGTCACAACTTCATTCAGACGTTCCCACTCAAGGTATGAAGAGAAccacttttaatatttgttatATTTGTCATACAGGACATTAAATGATGTGTAAAACATAATATTGTGACAGTAAACAAATAACTAAATGTAAACTTTGTAAACagcctatttttttttcaaattttctaaacactgaaaattccGTCTGTGTTTTGATAATGTATTACTTtataaatatggaaataaaaatatccaTAGGGATGTGATAGCACTGAAGACTCAACCTGAGAATGGACACTATGTCTAATGGTTTTCCTGCAGCTTATAATCTCTGAATCTGTGTTACAGCCAATGATGGCGTGCTGTGCATAAATGCATGCAACTCTCTCGCTCTGGAGGTGCTCTTacagatcctgctgctgtttaatgctgcaggtatttaataaaactGAGAGAAAAGGTTCATACAAAGAGCTGGAACAGCTCCTGTTGTCAAAACCAAAACTACATTTATTATTAGTGAGCTTAATTATTCCGACCCTCCCTGTCTACAAGCAGTGAAGCTTTATTTTCatagacatttcagtttgtaatatatgtgaagttttattgtagcatttttaattttttttaattccttcCCACCgtcgctcatagggaatccaaaagcagctttggattgttggactttctgttctctgtttagaATTGATAAGGTttgtaccttactatgctaagcgctgtgagatgacatatgttgtgaatctgtgctatgtaaataaaactgaattgaaattgaaggACAAGTGAACGAGAAAGATGCTTTGTAACTTGGcagcaaactgtgtcttttgtgCTCTGTGTGATGTTTTAGACCAATATTGGGGCAGAAATGTGGAAACCGCCTTCCCCAAATCACTTCATATAACCCAGAGTacgctgtgtgtgtctgttcgtTAATGCGACAGCATGTAGTTTAGACGTTTTCTTGGTTGAAAGTGGAATGGAAATGTTTCTAGGTCCTACTGCGCAAGACTGCCATAGTGACTGTTGTGGAAAAGCAAACAAGGTGTTCATTTAAACTTGAAGCAAACACATTCAGGTGCTCTAAGGCTGACAGAGACGCGTGCATGTATGAAAGGAacttcatagtttttttttttgtttgtttggtttttttttgagtATGTACAAACTGAGTTTTGCCCGGAACCATATCTTTCTTCAacatctgtgtgtatttgtgtgtgaaatgtgtgtACTCAGGGTGTAAGTCTAGCGCAGGCTAAGGAGAAAGGTCAGCTGATCTTCCTTGAGGGACTGAAGGAGTCGCTGTCTATTTTGATTCCTCAAGAAGGCCACACTGAAAATCAAGCCATGGACTTCCTGAGGTACAATCCAATAATCACTGTTTGTTCCCCTTATGTAACTTTTTTCGCATTGTTAAGATTAACATCTGCACACATTTAGCTATCGGTTTGTTGTCGCTTCACTTAAATAGCTGTCTGTATTACAAATCTTAAAATAATATATCAACAAAAGCATACCCTGTAATAAATTACACAATCATCTCTATCAGGGATCCTACTGTTGGCCTACGGAGTTTGTACAAGtttgtccagtccagtttgaaCAGTTCCAGCAGTGGGGAAGATGGCACAGAGGAGTGGGGACCGTCTGTGTTGCTGGTGGATGACATCAGTGTGCTGTTGAGTCTGGGAGTAAGTGCCAGAGCCGTGTTGGACTTCAGCCACTACTGCAAAGCCACGGTCTGCTCTCAGCTACAGGTTGGACTTAAATGTCCTTTCAATAAATCACTAATGAGCACTCACTTGCTGTAGAGTTCTGTTATAATGAGAGTAAATGTAAATGGATCAGATAGTAACTCATATCAACCCTAATGTCGCCTGCAATCACAGGGAAACATGGTGATGCTGGTACGCTGCGATGGGGAAGACGAGGGGGATGACGGAGATGATGAAGGCTCAGAGCTGCTCCTTCGAGGTCTGACCCACCAGTGTAGCCTCACCCTTCATGTTCAGGGTCTCCCAACTGGCTACTGCAGGGACATACATGGGCAGGTGCGTGCACGTAGATGCAGCTTTTCTTACCCTGATTGTTCTGATTGATCACACAGTGAATCTCGTAACAGCAGCCATAGATGTTCCTGTAGTCCAAGTATTACTTAATCTGGATTGTTTTGgcataataaattaaatgtatatGTGTATACTGTTTACACAaacaatgattttttaaatacaaataacaataattaaccTTTTGCTTACATTTTCGGGTAGTCTTTTGGCCTAGAAAATGTCAGATCACGCTTCGACAAAAGCTGAAATTGAAAGTGGTTGATTTGTCAGGTAATACTTTAAAACCCAAATTTTCTCCTAAAAATTTCTCCTAAAACACGACAAACAATTAACATCACAATTATTGCAGACTACATTTCTGTCGATTGACTTATCAAGTAATTGTTCTGTCATTTCAGTTGTGCTagatgaaaaaatgcatttcagtgttttttaattgATCATAATTGAAAATGTAGACCGGTTACACCACTGATATTTATTAGCTGTAGCTGTAATGAGGCAGTTGAAAAATATAGCAGAGCACATATTAATAACCCTTCAACAAAGTCAAACAGTACATATGGCACAAGGAGTAGAACATTGTGAAACAAACAGTAAATCAGCAGTGTTCCTTGTTTTTCAGGTGGAGGTGTGTTGGAGGAGGAGACAAGGTGATGGGCAGCACACACAGAAGAAACTCTTTCAGTATAAGGTCCACGATAAGGGAGCTTCCTTCTTTGCTCGAGGGACATCCAGTGCTGTGCTTTAGTTCCACCTTTCAAcatccttttttgtctcttttacattttattgtaatatCACAAGACATTGTAAAATGACTGGTGAATCAGCCATAGCCAAGTGTTACATTTGACTGGTTGGTAGTGTCAACGAAGCCAGTCTGGATCTCAGACCTTCTTTAGGAGGGACACCGCCATCCTGCCAGCTGGTAGCCTTGTTCCAGACCTCTGAATTGCAGCCTGCCTGTGGAATTACCATCCCAATCAGAGCAACTCATGCTGTTGTTGGCATTTGGTCCCTTGCTGTGAACCAGTCAGcaaaaataacactgatcatGGAACTACTGGTGTTTGGAGAATAGCTGCAATGCAACTGGATATTTATACaataaaaatccaataaaacattaaatgttgtCATTGTATGCGTCCGCTAGAGGTCGCTCTGTCCCTTCCGTCCACAGTGCAGGGTGAGAGGTCGAAGTGGAAAGGTCTCAGTGGGATTTGACAACCAGTAGAATTTGACAACCAGTAGAAACAGCTCCTGCATGTCAGCGTCAGATGCGAGGCGTACGCGTTAGCCTTTAACAGATTTACACAACAAAGCAATAATACGGCGACTACTTGCTAGGTTATTCAGGAGGACAGCGGCAACAACAAGATTTGGAGACCTCTGAAGTTTGTCCAGGCAAGTGTGTGAACAGTTAAGCTGTAACCCGCTAGCGTTAGCTGCGTTGCGAAAGTTGGCTTCGTGTAAGTGGAACGGCATGGGAGCTGCTCAACTGTTTCATCACATTGCAAT
This genomic stretch from Amphiprion ocellaris isolate individual 3 ecotype Okinawa chromosome 9, ASM2253959v1, whole genome shotgun sequence harbors:
- the elp6 gene encoding elongator complex protein 6 isoform X2, with protein sequence MFTELNSILNSTPDSFTKGVSLAQAKEKGQLIFLEGLKESLSILIPQEGHTENQAMDFLRDPTVGLRSLYKFVQSSLNSSSSGEDGTEEWGPSVLLVDDISVLLSLGVSARAVLDFSHYCKATVCSQLQGNMVMLVRCDGEDEGDDGDDEGSELLLRGLTHQCSLTLHVQGLPTGYCRDIHGQVEVCWRRRQGDGQHTQKKLFQYKVHDKGASFFARGTSSAVL
- the elp6 gene encoding elongator complex protein 6 isoform X1, with amino-acid sequence MFTELNSILNSTPDSFTKGEFIFVSDRQSDASFLIHHFLSFYLRARCKVCFLGLVQSFSHYCAISQRLGVSLAQAKEKGQLIFLEGLKESLSILIPQEGHTENQAMDFLRDPTVGLRSLYKFVQSSLNSSSSGEDGTEEWGPSVLLVDDISVLLSLGVSARAVLDFSHYCKATVCSQLQGNMVMLVRCDGEDEGDDGDDEGSELLLRGLTHQCSLTLHVQGLPTGYCRDIHGQVEVCWRRRQGDGQHTQKKLFQYKVHDKGASFFARGTSSAVL